AGGAATGGTAACAACCTTCTCGTTCTACCTTCTTggctctctttctcattttgTTATGTTGTTCGGTGATCGGAACAGTCTACTTTCTATATCATCTTAAAAGATAAACTCTGCGCAAATTCAACCAAATCAAAAATTGTTTTAACCGTTCAATTAACATTGCTAGAGTTTTAAACAAGTGAAAAAacatgagaaatttttcaatcgTAATTATCCAGTTGGTGTCATGAAATATCGTTATCCTTGCCATTTGGAAAACTTGCCCTTCCTTTTTCTGGACTGATTTAACTTTAGACTTCAAGTTAGCTTTTTTTGGACGCTGTTTATACATCTTCCGCTATTGAatcaataaaaaaccaaaaaacaggagaaaaaaaatgaagtggTGTCCTGAAAATAATCATTTCTCCTCATCGCCCTCCTCTGCCCTAAGCACATAATtaacaagcaaaaaaaaaacacattaacGCAGGGAACGTAGCCTCTGTTGATTAGAGCAGTGTTTTCTCCCCTTTTTGACTGGGATTTTCGCCTGAAAGGCGGTTATCCTCCAGTGGAAAGAAAAATGGAGGTGCAAGATTTCAAAGAATTTGTGTAGGCGAGGATTTAGCTTTGGTTGCAATAGAAGTCAATCGCCAGCAGCCGTGTTGCAGTGCGGTGGCTGATCGCTATATATGTCACACGACTGATTAAATGACAGGAAACCCTTGCACACTGGAGGAATAGACAACGCGCCTCATGAGCGACGAATGCTGAATAAAGTTGTATGCAAGAATTTCGTAGAACAAAATCGTGACTTTTAAATCAGAATCGTCTGGCGAAATTCACCTCGTTATTTCATCGTTTCATAAATGCATTCCAACATGCTCTAGCAATTACACATACAATACATATGGCAGCGACCAGACAATCACACGACATATGGTAGGACGGATGTTATGACCCATTATTCCGTAATCTCTGCTTATCTAACAACATTTAGTTGCAGGATACAAAGATGACACGCACTAATCAGATTGTAATGATCAAATTGCCTACTGCAAAAACTCTCTTGGGTCGGTGACGTGACCAGTCAAAGCTGATGCAGCAGCCGTATAGGGGGAAGCGAGATATATCTGGCCTTCCTTGTGACCCATTCGGCCTGGGAAGTTCCTGTTTGTTGTTGAGACGcatacctgcaaagacaagatGGTTAATAATCTCCCAGTATTTATCTTCAatacaattgaaattaaaaaccaaGATGTTCTCCTTTTCTTGCAACAAGGTTATCTGCATACGGGGTTATTAAACCCCCAAAGGCAGGGCAGTCGGCCCTAATTCTATCGAGGACGACGACATAGTGAATTGCAACAATCCATGAGGTCCAGCTGCCCCAAGACAGGAGAGCTCATTAGATCCTGGTGAATGTGTTGCAGAAAAGGATACTTGCCTGAGGTTCATTTAAGCGAGCATACGTGTCTTTCGGACCACCCAAGCAAGCGCCGCAACTGGGACTTGCAGGTGTGTCACATCCAGCTTCCTCAAATATCTGTGAGCAAGTCTTGCCACCAGACCCTGGTACTGGAAGACTATACACGTCCATCCAAACCTACAGATTTCAGAATACACAGCAAACAAGATTTCATTCATCATGCATTTCAGAAATTTCTTGATAAATTTATATCTACGGATGTTGTCGCCTAAGCACTTAATTCTGTAGCATGACAAACCTTTTGGGTAGCAGGCACAAGAAATGTGGGAACTTTGACCTTTTTCCCCTGCAATAAAAGCAATTAAATCTTTAAGCTTAAACCAATACAGTagaaaatttcaaagaaaatcAATGTAGAGAGACAATAGAAAGATATACAGTACTAACATGCAACACAGGCCAAGGGGCTGGCCAAATAACTCcgaataaaagattaaaaaagtaTTCCAAAATGTATTAGTACATAATGCTTAAATGTAATATGCACATAATGCttaaatgtaaaatatatcaaACCACATGAATGCATGCCTATATCTTAATTAGAAAAGAACATTTGTGATATACAAGTTACATCCATGCAACTCTCTCATTCATACATATACAAAAGACACACATGCATATATTTTGATTGTGATTAGATAAACGCGTGATCTTGCAAATCGATGTCCATACAAAAATACACTCACATGCACTTGATAACAAAACATTCAGATGTCTATTGAAGTCAGTATATATAAACAATATCCCAACACAAATGTGACAGAGATTTGACTCCTTACTGATGCTAGAAAAACTCTGGCTGCGGCCATAAAATCCTCAGTTTTTCCTCCAGTACAAGAACCGATATATACTCTGTCAATTTTCACATCTTTGCATTCTCTTGCTAAAGCACGATTATCTGGAGAATGAGGCTGGAAAacaattttatataagttaatcATGGAAGAGAGGCAAGCTTAGCAATCATTGAAGATCTACAAGGAAGACTAAACTATAAGAAATCAATGTATGTGTTGTTCACCTTTGCCACCAACGGCTCCAGTTTTGAGATATCAAATCTGTACTCCTTAAGAAATCTAAATGCAAACAAAATAAACTCATTAATACAAAGGAATTCCAAAGGGCCAAATCTCATGATTATTAGAGACCAATATTATGTTAGTCAATAGAaggaatataaaagaaaatgcaCATTCTAATCATGGTTATGCTTAAAATCCAATTCTCTTACACCTGATGTAGATTTGCAAATGATGATAGGGCAGTTCGTAACAGCCTGAACTAAGCTACATAGGACCATATAAAAATGTGACACTGATATGAATTTATTTTCGAAAAGTTGACTGTAGAATGATGTCATCTACTAACATTGTCAAAATTCAAATGCTCCATCAGTGCGTCAGAGTGCTGTAATGATTCCCAAAGTCCCTCAAAATCCCAGGAAATAATATTTTAAGAATCTGACTTTAAAATATTAGTCAATCTAAAAGATGTTTAAAAATGGATCAACCATAAAAACTAAACATAAGATTCTAGAGTGCATGTCCacattgaaagaaaaatacatgcTTCAGAGTTCAAACGTTATAAACTGGATATAGAAATGGACTAATAAAAGGTAGATAATTAGTAGTATAAATTACCTTGCTTTAGCATCACTGTAAACAGGTTCATAGGGAACAGAAGTCTTATCCTGCAATTCAACATAAACCATTATATAGCATGTGCTTGACAGCACAAATGTATGTGACATTCAAAAAACATATTTGTGACAATACCAACCACGACAAAATGTAACTGtaacaaaaatcaataaaaccaCAGGCATCACTCGAAGGCAATGGCTCTAAAGGAGGAGGTGGGGtgggaaagagagggagagagccgACGTAGCATTAGCACTAACCTCAAGGTACTTAAATGTAGTGCTATCAGCAGGAACAATACCATTTTTACCCCCAGCCTCAACAACCATGTTGCATAATGTCATCCTTTCTTCCATCTGTTCAGCACAGGTTCATGAAATAGTAATTAACGAATACAACCAGATGAATGGTGAGATCATACATGCAGTGACGACCATTAAATTCACCTACAGATAAGCTTTCAACAGTGCTGCCAACAAACTCCATAGCTTTATATGTTCCACCAGCAACAGATATTTCACCAATAATCTGTCAGACGAAAATCATTTATCACGGAAACAACAAGAAGGCTAGATGTGTTCATCAATTTATATATCAAGTAAACAAAATCATATGCCCTGTCAAACTCATATAATTTGAACTTCTTGGTATGCTATACAGACTGAGTGGAAAAAATGCCTTAAGACCTGGTTAAACTTACTTGCAGAATCAAATCTTTGGCAAGCAAATAGTCAGGCATTTCACCATCCATCACAAATCTCAGTGTTGGAGGCACCTGCAATTTAAGGACATCACAAAAAGTATGAAAACACAataatgtttggacattattgCAAACAACTATAACAATAATGTACGAGATACATGCAATGCAACAAAATTGTGAATCCACAGATACAATCATACAACTGGCTAGTTCATTCATAGCTCACACAGGAATGAAAAACACATTTAACTTATTGAAAATCAGAATTCCCCGTTTTTGGTTCTCCATAGCTGAAGGTTTACTTTCCTGTTTTCTAAATTTTAACAGTATCCATTGATTTGTTTTGAGACATTCAAAACTCAGGCTGAAACAGGCTGAAAAACATCCCCTTCTTGATATCACCTTTTCATGATCCCAATGAACGCAATCAAATAATACAGCCAAGTCTAATGGCTTTCATAAAGTCTAACCCATCACTTCAACAATCAAAAGGAAAGCAAATGAAAACCCTACTCCTTGATATTAGAATATAATAGAAAATGAGAATATCTCAACCTGGGCTTGCAATCGTGGTACTTGTGCCTGTTAAAAACTTGAGCATCAAATGCAAATGCTACTGCAGTCAGTTGTTTCATATGCATGTATTTAAACACCTCAAGCAACACTTGCTTCCCTGACATATACAACCGTCTAAAATTGTCCAAATCATACCATTTTCTAGAATCCTTTGATGCACTATATCAAGGTAGCACACACTCGTCATGCCTACCACCTTCATGATCACACTTAAACAAGAGGAATAAAGGCAGAAGAGTTCTGCATCATGTATTTAAATCCTATTGGTTGTCACTACCTACAATTCAAAGCCCTTTCATATTGTTTTCCTTATCATTTATTGCAACTTAAATACTACAACTTTCTACAACTAAatacatagtttttttttattaatttttgaaatCAAATACTCTGCCAAAAATCAATGATTCTCTCAGTATGTAGATGAACATTAATGCATGGGACATCGCATCAATGACATGTATCCGGAACAGTAATGTTTGAGCATGTGTAATGGCATAAGCCAACGTAAAAGCTGAAACCTCTGTTTCATATCTGATGGAAGATCATGATACCAGTGACGAGGGTTCATTAACCCTTCATTGGAAGTAATTATAAATGACTCAGCTTTAAGTCCTTACcattttgcattggtaatggacaAGTTAatgggacatattcaagataatatcccttggtgtatgcttttcgcaagg
The nucleotide sequence above comes from Malus sylvestris chromosome 16, drMalSylv7.2, whole genome shotgun sequence. Encoded proteins:
- the LOC126606901 gene encoding 3-isopropylmalate dehydratase large subunit, chloroplastic-like — encoded protein: MACSTVTPPSTSFIGYKKDLNLSAFSSATPLSSQKCKRKSKKICSVMSPQQSERKPATTGSVKTGMTMTEKIFARASEKTQLSPGENVWVDVDVLMTHDVCGPGSIGIFKKEFGQNAKVWDREKVVIIPDHYIFTTDERANRNVDILRDFCMEQNIKYFYDIKDLSNFKANPDYKGVCHVALAQEGHCRPGEVLLGTDSHTCTAGAFGQFATGIGNTDAGFVLGTGKLLLKVPPTLRFVMDGEMPDYLLAKDLILQIIGEISVAGGTYKAMEFVGSTVESLSMEERMTLCNMVVEAGGKNGIVPADSTTFKYLEDKTSVPYEPVYSDAKARFLKEYRFDISKLEPLVAKPHSPDNRALARECKDVKIDRVYIGSCTGGKTEDFMAAARVFLASGKKVKVPTFLVPATQKVWMDVYSLPVPGSGGKTCSQIFEEAGCDTPASPSCGACLGGPKDTYARLNEPQVCVSTTNRNFPGRMGHKEGQIYLASPYTAAASALTGHVTDPREFLQ